A window of Polaromonas hydrogenivorans contains these coding sequences:
- a CDS encoding response regulator, with the protein MRLKTYIVEDNPTIRENLIGTLEELACVIAVGTAETENDGKAWLNANRQEWDLAIVDLFLKQGSGLGVLAACRDRPSRQKVVVLSNYATADIRQRCAQLGVDAVFDKSNEIDALVEYCLQQNNSIEAEKPSS; encoded by the coding sequence GTGAGATTGAAAACATACATCGTCGAAGACAACCCCACCATTCGTGAAAATCTGATTGGCACTCTGGAAGAGTTGGCCTGCGTGATTGCCGTGGGAACGGCAGAAACCGAAAACGATGGCAAGGCTTGGCTGAACGCCAACCGACAGGAATGGGATCTGGCAATCGTTGATTTGTTTTTAAAGCAGGGAAGCGGTCTGGGGGTACTTGCAGCTTGCCGGGATCGCCCATCACGGCAAAAAGTGGTGGTTCTCAGCAATTACGCTACCGCAGACATTCGCCAGCGTTGCGCCCAGCTTGGGGTCGATGCGGTGTTCGACAAATCCAACGAAATTGATGCGTTGGTTGAGTACTGCCTTCAACAAAACAATTCCATTGAAGCCGAAAAACCTTCCTCCTGA
- a CDS encoding response regulator: MIKIGIVDDHAIVRSGLKQFFSDQVDLRVVGEAASGREAIDLVRNVELDILVMDLSMPGQSGIDALAMIRAKAPDVGILILSGYPEEHYAVNLIRQGASGYLNKECDPSEIVDAIRVISLGKRYITAAVAELLAQQLNRPKDVAAHEQLSEREFQVFLKLAKGETAGDIAKALSLSVKTVSTYRTRVMEKMSLASNSDLTYYALKNKLID, encoded by the coding sequence ATGATAAAAATTGGAATTGTGGATGACCATGCCATTGTGCGTTCCGGACTGAAGCAGTTTTTCTCGGACCAGGTGGATCTGCGCGTTGTTGGTGAAGCAGCAAGCGGACGGGAAGCGATTGACCTGGTTCGCAATGTCGAACTGGACATTCTTGTCATGGACCTGTCCATGCCCGGTCAAAGTGGAATCGATGCGCTGGCGATGATCCGCGCCAAGGCGCCCGATGTTGGCATCCTGATCTTGAGTGGTTACCCCGAAGAGCATTACGCAGTCAATCTGATTCGTCAGGGTGCCAGCGGCTACCTCAACAAGGAATGCGACCCTTCTGAAATCGTCGATGCCATTCGCGTGATTTCCCTGGGCAAGCGCTACATCACGGCAGCCGTGGCCGAGTTGCTTGCGCAGCAACTGAATCGTCCCAAGGACGTGGCGGCCCACGAGCAGTTGTCCGAGCGGGAATTCCAGGTGTTCTTGAAGCTGGCCAAGGGTGAAACGGCAGGCGATATCGCCAAGGCGCTTTCGCTGAGCGTTAAAACCGTCAGCACCTACCGCACGCGCGTCATGGAAAAGATGAGTCTGGCCTCCAACAGCGACCTGACCTATTACGCCCTGAAAAACAAACTCATTGACTGA
- a CDS encoding sensor histidine kinase, producing MKKFATLKTAISLPLAVLAAAFMIFINETSFQQSTKAVSNMEQAQQTRSAITRLVRQVLDAETGQRGYLLTGDPRYLEPYRSAVGDITENLNLLRQIFVSQPALSGDFDTLSRHVSRKMAEMDLSVRMRKEGNDDGWKFVLTTDVGKEEMEAIRIQSDKLSASSIQQMEQGQAQIRKALQLSRIGIATTALVGLLAFYMYLMQNKALIASGQREQESLERERDLLEKQVRERTASLAELATHLQNVREEERGHLARELHDELGALLTAAKLDVARIKSRLAGNLPEASERLEHLTSTLNTGIALKRRIVEDLRPSSLSHLGLVASLEILAREFEERSGLSITTDLETVELGGSAQLTVYRLVQESLTNIAKYANATQVEISVHNFDNFITVDVKDNGKGFKLESIGPGSHGLAGMRHRVEAAGGKLTVASAEGRGTQVGAVLPKSQ from the coding sequence TTGAAAAAATTTGCCACGCTCAAAACGGCCATCAGCCTGCCGCTGGCCGTGCTGGCTGCAGCCTTCATGATTTTCATCAATGAAACGAGCTTTCAACAGTCCACCAAGGCCGTCAGCAACATGGAGCAGGCCCAGCAGACACGCAGCGCCATCACCCGGCTGGTGCGCCAAGTGCTGGACGCAGAAACCGGTCAGCGCGGCTACCTGCTGACAGGCGATCCTCGCTATCTGGAGCCTTACCGTTCGGCGGTAGGCGATATTACCGAAAACCTCAACCTTCTGCGGCAGATCTTTGTCTCCCAGCCTGCGCTGTCGGGTGACTTCGACACCCTGTCGCGTCATGTGTCGCGCAAGATGGCCGAGATGGACCTGAGCGTGCGCATGCGCAAGGAGGGCAATGATGATGGCTGGAAATTTGTGCTGACGACCGACGTAGGCAAGGAAGAGATGGAAGCCATCCGGATTCAATCCGACAAACTGTCGGCCAGCAGCATCCAGCAAATGGAACAGGGCCAGGCGCAGATCAGGAAAGCACTGCAGCTTTCACGCATTGGGATTGCCACCACGGCGCTGGTCGGACTGCTGGCTTTTTACATGTACCTGATGCAAAACAAGGCACTCATTGCCTCGGGCCAGCGCGAGCAGGAGTCTCTGGAGCGCGAGCGCGACCTGCTCGAAAAACAGGTCAGGGAACGTACCGCCAGCCTGGCCGAACTGGCAACCCATCTGCAAAATGTGCGTGAAGAAGAACGCGGCCACCTGGCGCGTGAGCTGCATGATGAACTGGGCGCACTGCTGACGGCCGCAAAGCTCGATGTTGCCAGGATCAAATCCCGCCTGGCCGGCAACCTGCCGGAAGCCTCGGAACGGCTTGAACACCTGACCAGCACCCTCAACACCGGCATTGCCCTGAAGCGGCGCATTGTTGAAGACCTTCGGCCCTCGTCACTGTCCCATCTGGGCCTGGTGGCATCCCTTGAAATTTTGGCGCGCGAATTTGAGGAACGCTCCGGACTTTCCATCACCACCGATCTGGAAACCGTCGAACTCGGCGGATCGGCGCAACTGACCGTTTACCGGCTGGTTCAGGAGTCTTTGACCAACATCGCCAAATATGCCAATGCAACCCAGGTAGAAATCAGCGTGCACAACTTTGACAATTTCATCACCGTGGATGTCAAGGACAACGGCAAAGGCTTCAAGCTGGAAAGCATTGGGCCGGGAAGCCATGGACTGGCCGGCATGCGTCACAGGGTGGAAGCTGCCGGTGGAAAGTTGACGGTTGCCAGCGCTGAAGGCAGAGGAACCCAGGTCGGTGCCGTGCTGCCCAAATCGCAGTGA
- a CDS encoding DUF1328 domain-containing protein, with translation MLHYSVVFLVIALIAAVFGFGGIAAGAVEIAKILFFLFAIMAIVSFVVSLIKKN, from the coding sequence ATGTTGCATTATTCAGTCGTCTTTCTGGTGATCGCCCTGATTGCTGCCGTCTTCGGTTTTGGTGGAATTGCAGCAGGCGCCGTTGAAATTGCCAAGATTCTCTTCTTCCTGTTCGCTATCATGGCAATTGTCAGTTTTGTTGTCAGCCTGATCAAAAAAAATTAG
- a CDS encoding phage holin family protein, with amino-acid sequence MLHPLFSTIVQRPDLVMDHLSAYGSLFHKEATSAGSELLARAVAGVVAILALVVFLGLAGTALMLGFLQNQFHWMLVAVPGFALVLLIVAIMIAMKPLKSERFPELKAQIDSDAQALRTVS; translated from the coding sequence ATGCTGCATCCTCTTTTTTCAACGATTGTGCAAAGGCCTGACCTGGTCATGGACCACCTGTCGGCCTACGGATCGCTGTTTCACAAGGAAGCAACGAGTGCGGGTTCGGAACTGCTGGCGCGTGCAGTAGCGGGGGTGGTCGCCATCCTGGCTTTGGTTGTTTTTCTTGGCCTGGCGGGCACAGCGCTGATGCTGGGCTTTTTGCAGAACCAGTTCCACTGGATGCTGGTGGCCGTGCCAGGCTTTGCGCTGGTATTGCTGATTGTTGCCATCATGATTGCCATGAAGCCTTTGAAGAGCGAGCGTTTTCCCGAGCTGAAAGCCCAGATTGACAGCGATGCGCAAGCATTGCGCACGGTTTCCTGA
- a CDS encoding BON domain-containing protein, which translates to MKYVRAIAFAALAGITIIGTGCAVGRGQETAGSYVDDAAITTAVKAKFVEDKTVSAMSISVETLNGTVQLSGFAKSGAEKMQAETIARGVKNVKSVRNDIVVRP; encoded by the coding sequence ATGAAATACGTTCGCGCAATCGCCTTCGCAGCCCTGGCAGGCATCACCATCATTGGCACCGGCTGTGCCGTGGGACGTGGCCAGGAAACAGCTGGATCGTATGTTGATGATGCCGCCATCACAACAGCCGTCAAGGCAAAGTTCGTGGAAGACAAAACCGTTTCAGCCATGTCCATCAGCGTTGAAACGCTCAATGGCACGGTTCAACTGTCCGGCTTTGCAAAATCTGGCGCTGAAAAAATGCAGGCTGAAACCATTGCCCGTGGCGTGAAGAACGTCAAAAGCGTTCGCAACGACATCGTCGTTCGTCCTTAA
- a CDS encoding BON domain-containing protein — MKKPLIAFTSLALTLALSACNKADDHQTPGQKLDSAIGKTEQAAAEAKLKTEQSGAEMKAKTEETFAKAGAALKSATENAGTSAKVAAGKAIEKMDDMAITTAISAELVKDPEIRVFKINVDTKDGAVTLNGSAPTQAARDRAGAIAKTFSGVQSVDNKLIVKAN; from the coding sequence ATGAAAAAACCACTGATTGCTTTCACATCACTGGCCTTGACGCTGGCACTGAGCGCCTGCAACAAGGCCGATGACCACCAAACCCCGGGCCAGAAACTTGATTCAGCCATTGGCAAGACAGAGCAGGCCGCAGCCGAGGCCAAACTCAAGACCGAGCAGTCGGGCGCTGAAATGAAGGCTAAAACAGAGGAAACCTTTGCCAAGGCGGGCGCCGCATTGAAAAGTGCCACGGAAAATGCGGGAACTTCCGCCAAGGTCGCTGCCGGCAAAGCCATTGAAAAGATGGACGACATGGCGATCACGACGGCTATTTCAGCCGAACTGGTCAAGGATCCGGAGATCAGGGTCTTCAAAATCAATGTGGACACCAAGGATGGTGCGGTGACGCTGAACGGCTCGGCGCCTACGCAGGCCGCCCGAGACAGGGCTGGCGCGATTGCCAAGACCTTTAGCGGTGTTCAGTCGGTGGACAACAAGCTGATCGTCAAGGCAAACTGA
- a CDS encoding DUF429 domain-containing protein: MSTPAEIPDLLIGCDFSCSPSRRKPIVMAAGTALKGRVLLSSLERLDSLDSFEQWLRQERGWIGAFDFPFGLPRELVTQLGWPTQWLELMAHYAGLGRPEIRNTFAAFCDARPVGQKFAHRATDKPAGSSPSMKWVNPPVAFMLHAGVPRLLAAGVHLPGLHPGDSRRVALEGYPGMLAREVLGSRSYKSDDKARQTPERLIARKDLITALEHGQTRLGLRLKVSHAQRDALVDDASGDSLDAVLCLMQAAWAAQQGAPGYGLPADMDALEGWIVTSWI; this comes from the coding sequence ATGAGCACGCCGGCTGAAATCCCCGACCTGCTGATCGGCTGCGATTTTTCGTGCAGTCCGAGCCGCCGCAAACCCATCGTGATGGCTGCGGGCACCGCCTTGAAAGGGCGTGTGCTGCTCTCAAGCCTGGAACGCCTGGACTCGCTCGACAGCTTCGAGCAGTGGCTGCGCCAGGAGCGCGGCTGGATCGGGGCCTTTGACTTTCCCTTCGGCCTGCCGCGCGAACTGGTGACGCAGTTGGGCTGGCCCACGCAATGGCTTGAGTTGATGGCGCACTATGCCGGCTTGGGCCGCCCGGAAATCCGAAACACCTTCGCGGCCTTTTGCGATGCGCGCCCCGTGGGGCAGAAATTTGCCCATCGCGCGACCGACAAGCCGGCCGGCTCCAGCCCGTCCATGAAATGGGTGAACCCGCCGGTCGCCTTCATGCTGCATGCCGGCGTTCCCCGGCTGCTGGCCGCCGGCGTTCATCTGCCCGGCCTGCACCCGGGCGACAGCCGGCGTGTCGCGCTTGAAGGCTATCCGGGAATGCTGGCGCGCGAAGTTCTCGGCAGCCGTTCTTACAAAAGCGATGACAAGGCCAGGCAGACGCCGGAGCGGCTGATTGCGCGCAAGGATCTGATCACTGCGCTCGAACATGGCCAGACCCGGCTGGGCCTGCGCCTGAAAGTCAGCCATGCGCAGCGCGATGCGCTGGTCGATGACGCCAGCGGCGACAGCCTGGATGCGGTGCTGTGCCTGATGCAGGCAGCCTGGGCCGCGCAGCAGGGCGCGCCTGGTTATGGTCTGCCTGCGGACATGGATGCGCTGGAGGGATGGATTGTGACGTCCTGGATTTGA
- a CDS encoding BLUF domain-containing protein codes for MLVRLLYASRAVDNNGDAIASILAHSRQYNPTCGITGILCYGGGVFLQAIEGGRMAVSELYGHIQKDPRHKDVVLLDYEEISERRFGGWTMGTVNLLKLNHSILLKYSEKAELDPYAASGKVSLALLEELMATASIIGRA; via the coding sequence ATGCTGGTTCGTTTACTTTATGCGAGTCGTGCCGTGGACAACAACGGCGATGCCATCGCCAGCATCCTGGCTCACTCCCGCCAGTACAACCCGACCTGCGGGATCACCGGCATTCTTTGCTATGGCGGGGGGGTGTTTTTGCAGGCCATCGAAGGCGGCCGCATGGCGGTCAGCGAACTGTACGGGCATATCCAGAAAGACCCGCGCCACAAGGACGTGGTGCTGCTGGACTACGAAGAAATTTCCGAGCGCCGTTTTGGCGGCTGGACCATGGGAACGGTCAACCTGCTCAAGCTGAACCATTCCATCTTGCTGAAATACTCTGAAAAAGCCGAACTCGACCCCTATGCGGCCTCGGGCAAGGTGTCGCTGGCGCTGCTTGAAGAGCTGATGGCCACCGCTTCCATCATCGGCCGCGCCTGA
- the folE gene encoding GTP cyclohydrolase I has translation MLMKTTPPSQDLTDEGTPVSVKIRERLVMARKRFHANDNIAEFIEPGEMEKLLDEVEVKMQGVLDSMVIDTVGDHNTGNTARRVAKMYLKEVFNGRYVTAPTITEFPNAEHLNELMIVGPITVRSACSHHFCPVIGKIWIGVLPNEHTNVIGLSKYARLAEWVMGRPQIQEEAVVQLADLIMEKTQPDGLAIVMEASHYCMAWRGVKDMDSKMINSVMRGVFLKDSTLRREFLALIPRKG, from the coding sequence ATGCTTATGAAAACTACTCCGCCCTCACAGGATCTGACAGACGAAGGAACACCTGTCTCCGTCAAGATCCGCGAACGCCTGGTCATGGCACGCAAGCGTTTCCATGCCAATGACAACATCGCCGAATTCATCGAGCCGGGCGAGATGGAAAAATTGCTTGACGAGGTCGAGGTCAAGATGCAGGGCGTTCTCGACAGCATGGTGATCGACACCGTGGGCGACCACAACACCGGCAACACGGCCCGCCGGGTTGCCAAGATGTACCTGAAAGAGGTCTTCAATGGCCGGTATGTGACGGCGCCGACCATCACCGAATTCCCCAATGCAGAGCACCTCAACGAGTTGATGATCGTCGGACCGATCACCGTTCGCAGTGCCTGCTCGCACCATTTCTGCCCGGTCATTGGCAAGATCTGGATTGGCGTTCTGCCCAACGAACATACCAACGTGATCGGCCTGTCCAAATACGCGCGGCTGGCCGAGTGGGTCATGGGCCGTCCGCAAATCCAGGAGGAGGCCGTGGTGCAGCTGGCCGACCTGATCATGGAAAAAACCCAGCCCGACGGGCTGGCCATCGTGATGGAAGCCAGCCACTACTGCATGGCCTGGCGCGGCGTCAAGGACATGGACAGCAAGATGATCAACTCGGTCATGCGCGGCGTGTTCCTGAAGGATTCGACCTTGCGCCGCGAGTTTCTCGCGCTCATTCCAAGAAAAGGGTAA
- the clsB gene encoding cardiolipin synthase ClsB, producing the protein MPSFNQPETLRLLQGGQALFPALVQAFDAADRWIQLETYIFDVHGAGADVADALVRAARRGVTVQVLVDAVGTGLLPAEWREKFSAAGVRWCAYSPVGSGLGFLVPERWRRLHRKLCVVDEQIVFCGGINVLDDFYDPNHGDLQAPRFDFAMAVTGPLAAEAAEAMALLWWRVQAGYSARQRHLNEAWEKFKAAGYGGRTDASLLAQPGDSGLAALPGMSRPKAALVLRDNLRNRHSIERAYRRAIGKARQEVIIANAYFLPGGKLRRALMRAARRGVRVTLLLQGKYEYFMQYHAARPVYGALLAAGVEIHEYSTSFLHAKVAVVDGHWATVGSSNLDPLSLLLAREANVVVEDRAFAGELSARLREAVVHHGVRIDPAVYSQRPLGRRIQGWMAYALMRLALLLTGQRY; encoded by the coding sequence ATGCCATCTTTTAACCAGCCTGAAACACTCCGGCTGCTTCAAGGCGGTCAGGCCTTGTTTCCAGCGCTCGTCCAGGCTTTTGATGCCGCAGACAGATGGATACAGCTGGAGACCTATATCTTTGATGTTCATGGTGCCGGGGCCGATGTGGCCGATGCGCTGGTCCGGGCGGCACGGCGGGGCGTGACGGTCCAGGTGCTGGTGGATGCCGTTGGCACCGGCCTGCTGCCTGCCGAATGGCGGGAAAAGTTTAGCGCTGCGGGGGTTCGGTGGTGTGCGTACTCTCCGGTCGGATCGGGCTTGGGCTTCCTGGTGCCCGAACGCTGGCGCAGGCTGCACCGCAAGCTGTGCGTGGTTGACGAGCAGATTGTTTTTTGCGGCGGCATCAATGTACTGGACGATTTTTATGACCCCAACCATGGCGATTTGCAGGCGCCGCGTTTTGATTTTGCAATGGCCGTGACCGGACCGCTGGCGGCCGAGGCCGCCGAGGCCATGGCCCTGCTGTGGTGGCGCGTGCAGGCCGGCTACAGCGCACGGCAACGGCATCTGAACGAGGCTTGGGAAAAGTTCAAGGCGGCAGGCTACGGCGGGCGTACCGATGCAAGCCTGCTGGCCCAGCCCGGAGATTCCGGCCTTGCCGCCTTGCCAGGCATGTCACGCCCCAAAGCGGCGCTGGTCCTGCGCGACAACCTGCGCAACCGCCACAGCATCGAGCGGGCGTACCGCAGGGCGATTGGCAAGGCGCGCCAGGAGGTCATCATTGCGAATGCGTATTTTTTGCCCGGCGGCAAGCTGCGCCGCGCCCTCATGAGGGCGGCCCGGCGCGGCGTTCGCGTCACCCTGCTGCTGCAGGGAAAGTACGAATACTTCATGCAATACCATGCCGCCCGGCCGGTGTACGGCGCTTTGTTGGCCGCAGGGGTGGAAATTCATGAGTATTCCACCAGCTTTCTGCATGCCAAGGTGGCGGTGGTGGATGGACACTGGGCCACCGTGGGATCGTCCAACCTGGACCCGCTGAGCCTGCTGCTGGCGCGCGAAGCCAATGTGGTGGTCGAGGACCGCGCCTTCGCCGGCGAGCTGAGCGCCCGTTTGCGCGAAGCCGTGGTGCATCATGGCGTGCGCATCGACCCTGCTGTTTACAGCCAGCGCCCCCTGGGCCGGCGCATCCAGGGCTGGATGGCTTACGCCCTGATGCGGCTGGCCCTGCTGCTGACAGGCCAGCGTTATTGA
- the nudB gene encoding dihydroneopterin triphosphate diphosphatase codes for MTSSRPYKIPESVLVVIYTPQLDVLLIERTDHAGFWQSVTGSKDTLDEPLLETALREVEEETGIVATPAHMRDWRLSNVYAIYPAWRHRYAPGVTRNTEHVFGLCLPARCGVTLSPREHTAAQWLAHRDAAEKCFSPSNAEAILLLPRFMPPGG; via the coding sequence ATGACCTCAAGCCGCCCCTACAAGATTCCCGAGTCGGTTCTGGTCGTCATTTACACGCCACAACTCGATGTGCTGCTGATCGAGCGCACCGACCACGCAGGTTTCTGGCAGAGCGTTACCGGCTCGAAAGATACGCTGGACGAGCCCTTGCTGGAGACGGCGCTGCGCGAGGTCGAGGAAGAAACCGGCATCGTGGCCACGCCGGCCCACATGCGCGATTGGCGTCTTTCGAATGTGTATGCAATTTATCCGGCGTGGCGGCATCGCTATGCGCCCGGCGTGACGCGCAATACCGAGCATGTGTTCGGCCTGTGCCTGCCTGCAAGATGCGGCGTCACGCTGAGCCCGCGTGAACACACGGCCGCGCAGTGGCTGGCGCACCGGGACGCTGCGGAAAAATGCTTTTCTCCTTCGAATGCCGAGGCCATTTTGCTGTTGCCGAGGTTCATGCCTCCAGGGGGTTGA
- the hrcA gene encoding heat-inducible transcriptional repressor HrcA, with translation MLDSRARLLLKALVERYIADGQPVGSRTLSKASGLELSPATIRNVMSDLEDLGLIVSPHTSAGRIPTARGYRLFVDTMLTTQRDPFSVAGQMARIAPDQPLKVISNAAHMLSSLSQFVGVVMAPRRTSVFRHIEFLRLSEKRFLVIIVSPDGDVQNRVIFTETDYTASQLIEASNFLNSHYAGMAIEEVRERLKNEVEALRGEIATLMQEAVLVSSEAIESRDEVVVSGERNLLAVSDFSSDMGNLRKLFDLFEQKAQLMRLLDVSSRAEGVRIYIGGESQVIPYQELSVVTAPYEVDGQVVGTLGVIGPMRMPYEKMIQIVDITSKLVSTALSHSK, from the coding sequence ATGCTTGATAGTCGCGCACGTTTGTTACTCAAAGCGCTCGTTGAGCGCTATATTGCTGATGGCCAGCCGGTCGGTTCGCGCACGCTGTCCAAGGCTTCCGGCCTGGAGTTGTCGCCCGCCACGATCCGCAATGTGATGAGCGACCTGGAAGACCTGGGCCTGATTGTCAGCCCGCACACCTCTGCCGGCCGCATTCCCACCGCACGGGGCTATCGCCTGTTTGTCGATACGATGCTGACCACGCAGCGCGACCCGTTTTCGGTCGCTGGCCAGATGGCCCGGATTGCACCGGACCAGCCACTCAAGGTCATCAGCAACGCAGCCCACATGCTCTCCAGCCTGTCGCAGTTCGTTGGCGTGGTGATGGCGCCGCGCCGCACCTCGGTTTTTCGGCATATCGAGTTTTTGCGGCTGTCCGAAAAGCGTTTTCTGGTGATCATTGTTTCACCCGATGGCGATGTGCAGAACCGGGTGATCTTTACCGAGACCGACTACACCGCGTCTCAATTGATCGAGGCGTCGAACTTTCTCAACTCGCACTACGCCGGCATGGCGATTGAAGAGGTGCGTGAGCGGCTGAAAAATGAAGTGGAAGCGCTCAGGGGAGAAATCGCCACACTGATGCAGGAAGCCGTCCTGGTCAGTTCCGAAGCCATCGAGTCGCGCGATGAAGTGGTTGTCTCCGGCGAGCGCAACCTGCTGGCGGTCAGCGACTTTTCCAGCGACATGGGCAACCTTCGCAAGCTGTTTGACCTGTTCGAGCAGAAGGCGCAGCTGATGCGCCTGCTCGATGTCTCCAGCCGGGCCGAGGGTGTGCGGATTTACATCGGCGGCGAAAGCCAGGTGATTCCGTACCAGGAACTGTCGGTGGTCACGGCGCCTTACGAGGTCGATGGCCAAGTCGTGGGAACCCTGGGCGTGATTGGCCCGATGCGCATGCCCTACGAAAAAATGATCCAGATTGTCGATATCACCTCCAAGCTGGTCAGCACTGCGCTCAGCCACAGCAAATAG
- a CDS encoding NAD kinase, with product MKSQFRHVALIGKYQAQGSRSALEDIAHFLGSQGCEVALEADTARNTGLSQFPTLDAAGIGAQCDLALVVGGDGTMLGIGRLLAQFGVPVVGINQGRLGFITDIGFEHYQNTLAPMLRGEFEEDRRWMMQAKVVRDGHCVFRATAMNDVVVNRGATSGMVELRVEVDGRFVANQRADGLIIASPTGSTAYALSAGGPMLHPSIAGWVLVPIAPHTLSNRPIVLSDSGEVVIEIVAGRDASASFDQQSLATLLHGDRISVRRSEHQMRFLHPKGWSYFDTLRKKLHWNEGVA from the coding sequence ATGAAGTCGCAATTCCGCCATGTCGCACTGATCGGCAAGTACCAGGCCCAAGGCTCCCGTTCTGCCCTCGAGGACATTGCGCATTTCCTGGGATCGCAAGGTTGCGAGGTTGCGCTTGAGGCGGATACAGCCCGCAATACCGGCTTGAGCCAGTTTCCAACGCTCGATGCGGCCGGAATCGGCGCGCAATGCGATCTGGCCCTGGTGGTTGGCGGCGATGGCACCATGCTTGGCATTGGCCGCCTGCTGGCCCAGTTTGGTGTGCCCGTGGTGGGCATCAACCAGGGGCGGCTCGGCTTCATCACCGACATTGGCTTTGAACATTACCAGAACACCCTGGCACCCATGCTGCGCGGGGAATTCGAGGAAGACCGGCGCTGGATGATGCAGGCCAAGGTCGTGCGTGACGGTCACTGCGTGTTCAGGGCGACCGCCATGAATGACGTGGTCGTCAACCGGGGGGCGACTTCCGGCATGGTGGAGTTGCGGGTCGAAGTCGATGGCCGTTTTGTCGCCAACCAGCGGGCTGACGGCCTGATCATTGCCTCACCCACCGGCTCCACCGCCTACGCGCTTTCGGCCGGTGGCCCCATGCTGCATCCCTCCATCGCCGGCTGGGTGCTGGTGCCGATTGCTCCGCACACCTTGTCGAACCGGCCCATCGTGCTGTCAGACTCTGGAGAAGTCGTCATTGAAATCGTCGCTGGCCGGGATGCCAGCGCCAGCTTTGACCAACAGTCGCTGGCCACCTTGCTGCACGGCGACCGCATCAGCGTCAGGCGCTCCGAGCATCAGATGCGGTTTTTGCATCCCAAGGGCTGGAGCTACTTCGACACCCTGCGCAAAAAACTCCACTGGAATGAAGGCGTCGCCTGA